In a single window of the Nicotiana tomentosiformis chromosome 10, ASM39032v3, whole genome shotgun sequence genome:
- the LOC104092572 gene encoding uncharacterized protein, which translates to METVMSNINRTIWIFIETGVEWELIMDTEQQVTIKVFHQEISRHIIMTFVNAKCSSLERLELWDYLYYLASDMDMPWLVGSDFNVILYEHEKIGRLPVHPPEYEDFAFCINSYGLFDLDYKANPFTWWNGSPNEQCIFKRLDRIFVNLPFQNIFPNVEVEHLIQTGSDHAPLLMSCGQESMQFVDKQNWLADFIGDPFLMFKQKLKRVKIALSHWSKVTFGDIFKKVDIREDIVRVKEILFEDEPTIANRIVLQQAQAELKEYLSIEEQY; encoded by the exons ATGGAAACTGTTATGTCGAACATCAATAGAACAATTTGGATATTCATTGAAACTGGTGTGGAATGGGAATTGATTATGGACACTGAGCAGCAGGTTACTATTAAAGTATTTCATCAGGAAATATCAAGACATATCATCATGACTTTTGTGAACGCCAAATGTTCTTCACTTGAAAGGCTAGAACTGTGGGACTACTTATATTACTTGGCCAGTGATATGGATATGCCTTGGCTCGTCGGCAGTGATTTCAATGTGATCTTATATGAACATGAAAAGATAGGAAGACTACCAGTGCACCCGCCTGAATATGAAGACTTTGCCTTCTGTATAAACTCTTATGGTTTGTTTGACCTTGATTACAAGGCCAACCCTTTCACTTGGTGGAATGGTAGTCCAAATGAACAATGCATCTTCAAACGACTTGATAGGATCTTTGTCAATCTACCTTTCCAGAATATCTTCCCAAATGTAGAAGTAGAACACCTGATACAGACAGGATCTGATCATGCACCTTTGCTGATGAGCTGTGGGCAGGAATCTATGCAGTTT GTAGACAAACAAAACTGGTTGGCAGATTTTATTGGGGATCCTTTCTTGATGTTCAAACAGAAATTGAAGAGAGTGAAAATTGCCCTTTCACACTGGAGTAAAGTTACTTTTGGAGATATCTTCAAGAAAGTAGATATTAGGGAGGATATTGTCAGAGTAAAGGAGATACTATTTGAGGACGAACCAACTATAGCAAATAGAATTGTACTTCAACAAGCACAAGCAGAATTGAAAGAATACCTGAGCATTGAAGAACAATACTAG